In Hemicordylus capensis ecotype Gifberg chromosome 13, rHemCap1.1.pri, whole genome shotgun sequence, a single window of DNA contains:
- the ZDHHC4 gene encoding palmitoyltransferase ZDHHC4, translating into MDFLVLFLLYVLLVLLSILLVCLYSGRKESLPSRVVAWFAQALSWIIPARVQAAAQKVLHRLFHTRSRLFVVLHLALEGLVYAEYSWEVFGYCLELEFSTSFLLLPYLLLAVKMVFFMLCCKTDPGTITKSSQALFLPIYAYDGVMFEKGAECPTCRVRKPARSRHCGVCNGCVHRFDHHCVWVNNCIGAFNVRYFLVYLLTLTAMAGVIALITATFLIQVVVLSNMMLGHYTDEQGQERPVDSFFLIQYLFLTFPRIVFMLGFVLVLSLILGSYFGFTLYLVLTNQTSNEWFKSSRYKCSCSKPCSRHAGYKNLYSRGIWGNLMEIVRPLTSPGKKRR; encoded by the exons ATGGACTTCTTGGTTCTCTTCCTCCTCTATGTGCTTCTGGTGCTGCTGAGCATTCTACTGGTCTGTCTCTATTCTGGAAGAAAGGAAAGCCTTCCCTCGAGAGTTGTTGCTTGGTTTGCTCAG GCGCTTTCATGGATAATCCCAGCCCGAGTTCAAGCGGCTGCTCAGAAGGTGCTTCACAGACTCTTCCATACACG AAGCCGCCTGTTTGTGGTCCTGCACTTGGCCTTGGAAGGCTTGGTTTATGCCGAGTATAGCTGGGAAGTGTTTGGCTACTGCCTGGAGCTGGAGTTCAGTACCAGCTTCCTCCTGCTGCCCTATCTGCTGCTGGCTGTGAAGATGGTCTTCTTCATGCTGTGCTGCAAGACTGATCCCG gtacCATAACCAAATCCAGCCAGGCGCTGTTTCTCCCTATATATGCCTATGATGGTGTGATGTTTGAAAAAGGCGCAGAGTGTCCCACCTGCAGGGTCAGGAAACCAGCCAGATCCAGGCACTGTG GTGTGTGCAATGGCTGCGTGCACCGTTTTGATCATCACTGTGTTTGGGTCAACAACTGCATTGGTGCCTTCAACGTCCGATACTTCTTGGTGTACCTCCTCACTTTGACAGCCATGGCTGGTGTCATTGCGCTCATAACAGCCACCTTCCTGATCCAGGTGGTTGTTTTATCCAACATGATGCTGGGACATTACACTGATGAACAAGGTCAAGAGCGCCCCGTGGATTCCTTCTTCCTTATTCAG TATCTCTTCCTGACCTTCCCGAGGATCGTGTTCATGCTCGGCTTCGTCCTCGTCCTCTCTCTCATCCTGGGCTCCTACTTCGGCTTCACTCTGTACCTGGTCCTGACCAATCAGACGAGCAACGAGTGGTTTAAGTCCTCTAGATACAAGTGTTCCTGTTCAAAGCCCTGCAGCAGGCATGCTGGTTACAAAAACCTTTACTCTAGAGGCATCTGGGGCAATTTAATGGAAATTGTGAGGCCTCTCACAAGCCCTGGAAAAAAGAGGAGGTGA
- the E4F1 gene encoding transcription factor E4F1, with translation MEAATATGVGPAGLTAAGPPEQERAGEADSGPSQAPAAFLSLPAPFGEEDEDDRHKCGRCQAEFTSLEEFVQHKLQKLCQRHQDAVVAAAAAAAATQVVSSVEEPITVAHIVVEASPITEEIGSASAILGSGHIKEVLVAGEHVFESPNGHLDGDVGEGQSSPGDPEEGASMELIKVKLLVNKEGRYVCELCHKTFKTASILKAHMITHSSRKDYECKLCGTSFRTKGSLIRHHRRHTDERPYKCKKCGKSFRESGALTRHLKSLTPCTEKIRFNMNKEVVVTKEDLATVSSTSNIDAVPSLATQSVESPPVIHLVTDAKGNVLHEVHVQMQELPITEAKSPDLEPSHSEELLPDGDDNENLLREAMRNSGIVIERVSMEEEEEAKLDEADVAAAATESVKSDEAEAPEKLCEEQVVETEQEPVEGLEHAESTAECKRHVCPYCSEIFREHTSLDLHVNGHLDYKAFTCEECGKEFTKGYLLKKHQEVHVNERRFRCGECGKLYKTIAHVKGHRRVHSDERPYPCPKCGKRYKTKNAQQVHFRTHLDEKPYVCHFCSQGFREKGSLVRHIRHHTGEKPFKCYKCGRGFAEHGTLNRHLRTKGGCLLALKEAEEGVGSEEGQTADNLAATVISEDPPTVLVEFSSVVADTQEYIIETATEDMETSEAAEIIEGTRHEVDSHIMKVVQQIVNQANSGHQIIVQNVTVAESSDMTPDSTDTITIATPESLTEQVAMTLASAIGEGALLATEGSLGTEEATVTMVASEDIEIMEHTGGEFVIASQEGELEVQTVIV, from the exons ATGGAGGCTGCGACGGCCACGGGAGTTGGGCCGGCGGGGCTTACGGCAGCTGGGCCGCCGGAGCAGGAGCGCGCGGGGGAGGCCGACTCCGGCCCCAGCCAGGCGCCCGCCGCCTTCCTCAGCCTCCCGGCGCCCTTCGGAGAGGAAG ATGAGGACGACCGGCACAAATGTGGGCGCTGCCAGGCTGAGTTCACTTCTTTGGAAGAGTTTGTACAGCACAAGCTGCAAAAACTTTGCCAGAGACATCAAGATGCTGTTgttgcagcagcagcggcggcggcagcaacgcAG GTGGTTTCATCCGTTGAGGAGCCTATAACTGTGGCTCATATAGTTGTCGAAGCTTCTCCAATAACGGAAGAAATTGGCAGTGCTTCTGCAATACTAG GTAGTGGGCACATCAAAGAAGTCCTTGTAGCTGGAGAACATGTCTTTGAAAGCCCAAATGGCCACCTGGACGGTGACGTTGGGGAGGGGCAGAGCAGCCCCGGAGACCCAGAAGAAGGAGCTTCCATGGAACTCATCAAGGTTAAACTGCTGGTCAACAAGGAAGGCCGATACGTGTGTGAACTGTGCCACAAGACTTTTAAAACG GCCAGCATTCTCAAAGCTCACATGATCACTCACAGCAGCCGGAAAGACTATGAGTGCAAGCTGTGTGGGACGTCTTTCAGGACCAAGGGTTCGCTGATCCGACACCATCGCCGGCATACAG ACGAGCGTCCTTACAAGTGCAAaaaatgtgggaaaagcttccgAGAGTCGGGGGCCTTGACTCGGCACTTGAAATCCTTGACTCCCTGCACCGAGAAAATCCGTTTCAATATGaacaaggaggtggtggtgaccAAGGAGGATCTCGCTACCG TCTCCAGCACCTCCAACATAGATGCCGTTCCCTCACTAGCAACACAGTCTGTGGAGTCCCCACCTGTGATCCACCTAGTGACAGATGCAAAAGGGAATGTCCTCCACGAAGTCCACGTCCAGATGCAAGAGCTCCCCATCACAGAGGCCAAATCGCCAGACCTGGAG CCTTCACATTCTGAGGAGCTGCTTCCTGATGGAGATGACAATGAGAACTTGCTGAGAGAAGCCATGAGGAATTCTGGGATTGTGATCGAACGGGtttccatggaggaggaggaggaggccaaacTGGATGAAGCAGACGTGGCAGCTGCCGCCACAGAGAGTGTGAAGAGTGACGAGGCAGAGGCCCCAGAGAAGCTGTGCGAGGAGCAGGTGGTGGAGACAGAGCAAGAACCAGTCGAAGGG CTGGAGCACGCAGAGTCGACCGCTGAATGCAAGCGCCATGTGTGCCCTTACTGCAGCGAAATCTTCAGAGAGCACACTTCCCTTGACTTGCATGTGAACGGCCACCTAG aCTACAAGGCTTTTACATGCGAGGAGTGTGGCAAGGAATTCACCAAGGGCTACTTGCTGAAAAAGCACCAAGAAGTCCACGTCAATGAGCGGCGATTCCGTTGCGGGGAGTGTGGCAAACTGTACAAGACCATCGCCCACGTCAAAGGGCACAGGAGGGTGCACTCGGATGAGCGGCCGTATCCTTGTCCCAAATGTGGCAAGAGATACAAGACCAAG AATGCCCAGCAGGTCCACTTCCGGACGCATCTGGATGAGAAGCCCTACGTCTGCCACTTCTGCAGCCAGGGCTTCCGGGAAAAGGGCTCCCTGGTGCGTCACATTCGTCATCACACGGGCGAGAAGCCATTCAAGTGCTACAAATGTGGCCGTGGCTTTGCCGAGCATGGCACCCTCAACAGGCACCTGAGGACCAAAG GTGGCTGCCTGCTTGCCCTGAAAGAAGCCGAAGAAGGGGTGGGGTCAGAAGAAGGCCAGACAGCTGACAACTTGGCTGCAACGGTCATTTCAGAAGACCCCCCTACAGTCTTAGTGGAGTTTTCTTCTGTGGTGGCAGACACGCAAGAGTACATCATTGAG ACGGCCACTGAGGACATGGAAACCAGTGAAGCTGCTGAGATAATAGAAGGAACACGGCATGAG GTGGACAGTCACATCATGAAAGTGGTTCAGCAGATCGTGAACCAAGCTAACTCAGGCCACCAGATCATTGTCCAGAATGTcactgtggcagagagttctgaCATGACCCCTGACAGTACAGACACCATCACCATCGCCACTCCCGAGAGCCTCACGGAGCAGGTGGCCATGACCCTGGCCTCTGCCATTGGGGAAGGAGCCCTCCTGGCCACCGAGGGCAGCCTTGGGACCGAGGAGGCCACCGTGACTATGGTGGCCTCTGAAGACATCGAAATAATGGAGCACACCGGTGGCGAGTTCGTGATCGCCTCCCAGGAGGGGGAGCTGGAGGTCCAGACTGTGATAGTCTAG
- the PGP gene encoding glycerol-3-phosphate phosphatase, which yields MGGEDARHPIRARLSAASANPRPGRARRRAEPRLPPPNGRLLAARPPRPSANRRRVSPFPHRGRLSSSSSSVRRRQEAAAMAQAKQCRRLEPGLARSVLAGVEAVLFDCDGVLWRGEAAVPGAAEALGRLAAEGGAEGGRRRLLCYVTNNSSRTRGAYVEKLRRLGFPPAEPRQVFGSAYCAARYLRRALPPGAAAYVLGGAALSAELEAAGVAHLGAGPEAAAAAPEQEASAAQPPPGSRAPLDPSVRAVLVGYDEHFSYAKLCLALRYLLRGDGDCLLVGTNRDHRLPLEGGSAVPGTGCLVKAVETAAEREAFIIGKPSDYIFECVANEFNIDPARTIMVGDRLDTDILMGNNCGLKTLLTLTGVTTLEEVKDHLKSDCPKRKNLVPDYYVDSIADLLPALQD from the exons ATGGGCGGAGAGGACGCCCGCCACCCAATCAGAGCACGGCTCAGCGCCGCCTCAGCCAACCCGCGGCCAGGGCGAGCAAGGCGCCGGGCGGAGCCGCGGCTGCCCCCGCCCAATGGACGCCTCCTCGCGGCGCGCCCGCCCCGCCCCTCAGCCAATCGGCGCCGCGTCTCTCCATTTCCACACAGAGGTcgtctttcttcttcctcctcctccgtgcggcggcggcaggaggcagCGGCCATGGCGCAGGCGAAGCAGTGCCGGCGGCTGGAGCCGGGGCTGGCGCGCTCGGTGCTGGCGGGCGTGGAGGCGGTGCTCTTCGACTGCGACGGGGTCCTgtggcggggcgaggcggcggtgccGGGGGCGGCCGAGGCGCTGGGCCGGCTGGCGGCCGAGGGCGGGGCGGAGGGGGGCCGGCGGCGGCTGCTCTGCTACGTCACCAACAACTCCTCGCGCACGCGCGGTGCCTACGTGGAGAAGCTGCGGCGCCTGGGCTTCCCGCCCGCCGAGCCGCGCCAGGTCTTCGGCTCCGCCTACTGCGCCGCCCGCTACCTGCGCCGCGCCCTGCCGCCCGGGGCCGCCGCCTACGTGCTGGGCGGGGCCGCGCTCAGCGCCGAGCTGGAGGCCGCCGGCGTGGCCCACCTGGGCGCGGGGCccgaggccgccgccgccgccccggaGCAGGaagcctccgccgcccagccgcCGCCGGGCTCCCGCGCCCCGCTCGACCCCTCCGTCCGCGCCGTGCTGGTGGGCTACGACGAGCACTTCAGTTACGCCAAGCTCTGCCTGGCCCTGCGCTACCTGCTGCGCGGCGACGGGGACTGCCTGCTGGTGGGCACCAACCGCGACCACCGCCTGCCCCTCGAGGGCGGCAGCGCCGTGCCTG gcaCTGGCTGTCTCGTCAAGGCTGTGGAGACGGCTGCAGAGCGTGAGGCGTTCATCATTGGCAAGCCAAGCGACTACATCTTTGAGTGTGTGGCTAATGAATTCAACATCGACCCTGCTCGCACCATCATGGTTGGGGACCGCCTGGACACAGACATCCTCATGGGCAACAACTGTGGCCTGAAGACTCTTCTCACCCTCACAGGGGTCACCACACTGGAGGAAGTCAAAGACCACTTGAAGAGCGACTGTCCTAAGCGGAAAAACCTGGTCCCCGATTACTATGTTGATAGCATAGCTGATCTTCTCCCTGCCCTCCAGGATTAA